Proteins co-encoded in one Corynebacterium lujinxingii genomic window:
- the pgl gene encoding 6-phosphogluconolactonase: MIYADLVTLIDDTATELSCLIADVHSTGRRAKIVLTGGTAGIKLLERLRDKPIDWTGVDVFFGDERNVPVDHPDSNEGQAREALLNHVDIPEENIHGYGLDGGSMDAAVARYREVLDAHAPDGFDLHLLGMGGEGHINSLFPHSAAVRERDALIVAVTDSPKSPAERATLTLPAVQSADHVWLLVSGAEKAEAASHVSDGVDGADEWPVAGALGRKETVLRITEDAAGPSN, from the coding sequence ATGATTTACGCCGATCTCGTAACGCTTATCGACGACACCGCGACCGAACTTTCCTGCCTCATCGCCGACGTGCACAGCACCGGCAGGCGCGCAAAAATCGTGCTCACCGGCGGCACTGCCGGCATCAAGCTCCTCGAACGCCTGCGCGACAAGCCGATCGACTGGACCGGCGTGGACGTGTTCTTCGGCGACGAGCGCAACGTGCCCGTCGACCACCCCGACTCCAACGAGGGCCAGGCCCGCGAAGCGCTCCTGAACCACGTGGACATTCCGGAGGAGAACATCCACGGCTACGGTCTCGACGGCGGCTCAATGGACGCGGCGGTCGCGCGCTACCGCGAGGTACTGGACGCTCACGCCCCGGACGGTTTCGACCTGCACCTGCTGGGTATGGGCGGCGAGGGTCACATCAACTCACTGTTTCCCCACTCGGCCGCGGTGCGCGAGCGAGATGCCCTGATCGTCGCCGTGACCGACTCGCCGAAGTCGCCGGCGGAGCGAGCCACCCTGACGCTGCCGGCGGTGCAGTCCGCCGACCACGTGTGGCTGCTTGTCTCCGGCGCCGAGAAGGCGGAGGCCGCCTCCCACGTTTCCGACGGTGTCGACGGCGCGGACGAGTGGCCGGTCGCCGGCGCGCTCGGGCGTAAAGAAACGGTCCTGCGCATCACCGAGGATGCGGCAGGACCGTCGAATTAA
- the secG gene encoding preprotein translocase subunit SecG — protein sequence MALALEIVLVISAILMTVFVLLHKGKGGGLSSLFGGGVQANLSGSTTVERNLDRITVIMAIIWIACIIGLNLIQTFAA from the coding sequence ATGGCTCTTGCTCTCGAGATCGTGCTGGTGATTTCGGCGATCCTCATGACCGTGTTCGTCCTGCTCCACAAGGGCAAGGGTGGCGGTCTGTCCAGCCTCTTCGGCGGCGGCGTGCAGGCGAACCTGTCCGGCTCCACCACCGTGGAGCGCAACCTGGACCGCATCACCGTGATCATGGCGATCATCTGGATCGCCTGCATCATCGGCCTGAATTTGATCCAGACATTCGCCGCCTAA
- the tpiA gene encoding triose-phosphate isomerase, producing MARTPLIAGNWKMNHDHLEAIQSAQKLVFAFPKDGYDAVDIALTVPFTDLRSIQTLVEGDKLKITYGAQDVSEHDNGAYTGDISAAMLEKLGCTWVVVGHSERREYHGETNEQVAAKAKKAIEHGITPIVCVGEPLKVREAGEHVDFVVKQTRESLAGIDVSKVVIAYEPVWAIGTGKVASAADAQEVCHGIRELVRELADDTVADEIRILYGGSVKADTVAEIVSQPDVDGGLVGGASLDGQDFAKLAAAAANASM from the coding sequence ATGGCACGTACACCGCTGATCGCGGGCAACTGGAAGATGAACCACGACCACCTCGAGGCGATCCAGAGTGCCCAGAAGCTGGTCTTCGCGTTCCCGAAGGACGGCTACGACGCCGTCGATATCGCGCTGACTGTCCCATTTACCGACCTGCGCTCCATTCAGACGCTGGTCGAGGGCGACAAGCTCAAGATCACCTACGGAGCGCAGGACGTCTCCGAGCACGACAACGGCGCCTACACCGGCGACATCTCCGCCGCAATGCTGGAAAAGTTGGGCTGCACCTGGGTAGTCGTCGGTCACTCGGAGCGCCGCGAGTACCACGGCGAGACGAACGAGCAGGTCGCCGCGAAGGCCAAGAAGGCGATCGAGCACGGCATCACCCCGATCGTGTGCGTCGGCGAGCCGCTTAAGGTTCGTGAGGCAGGCGAGCACGTGGATTTCGTCGTCAAGCAAACGCGCGAGTCGCTCGCCGGCATCGACGTGTCCAAGGTGGTCATCGCCTACGAGCCGGTCTGGGCGATCGGCACCGGTAAGGTCGCATCCGCGGCGGACGCGCAAGAAGTCTGCCACGGCATCCGCGAGCTCGTGCGTGAGCTTGCCGACGACACCGTCGCCGACGAGATCCGCATCCTCTACGGCGGCTCGGTCAAGGCCGACACGGTGGCGGAGATCGTCAGCCAGCCGGACGTTGACGGCGGCCTGGTCGGCGGCGCGTCGCTTGACGGGCAGGACTTTGCCAAGTTGGCGGCCGCTGCGGCGAACGCGTCGATGTAG
- a CDS encoding phosphoglycerate kinase, giving the protein MTKNLQQLLDEGVDGRHILVRSDFNVPLDDEGNITDAGRIDASLPTLKALLDGGAKVIVMAHLGRPKGEANPKFSLAPVAEALSERLGQFVPLAGDVSGEDAHERANGLTEGEILLVENVRFDPRETSKDEAERAEFAAELAALAADNGAFVSDGFGVVHRAQASVYDVAKNLPAYAGFLVDKEVETLSAVKENPEHPYVVVLGGSKVSDKLGVIEALAEKADKIIIGGGMCYTFLAAQGHNVQKSLLQDDMVDTCKELIERFGDKLLLPVDVAAGAEFDKDTEKQVVGLDEIPEGWMGLDIGPETAKLYADAIKDSKTVFWNGPMGVFEFPNFADGTKAVAEAMIAATKDNGSFTVVGGGDSAASVRTLGLDEDGFSHISTGGGASLELIEGKDLPGVSVLQ; this is encoded by the coding sequence TTGACCAAGAACTTGCAGCAGCTTCTCGACGAGGGCGTCGACGGTCGCCACATCCTCGTCCGCTCCGACTTCAACGTCCCGCTCGACGACGAGGGCAACATCACCGACGCAGGCCGCATCGACGCGTCGCTGCCGACGCTGAAGGCGTTGCTCGACGGCGGTGCCAAGGTCATCGTTATGGCCCACCTCGGTCGCCCGAAGGGCGAGGCGAACCCGAAGTTCTCCCTCGCACCGGTGGCTGAGGCTCTCTCGGAGCGCCTCGGCCAGTTCGTCCCGCTGGCCGGCGACGTCAGCGGTGAGGACGCCCACGAGCGCGCCAACGGCCTGACCGAGGGCGAGATCCTGCTGGTGGAAAACGTCCGCTTCGACCCGCGCGAGACCTCCAAGGACGAGGCCGAGCGTGCCGAGTTCGCAGCCGAGCTCGCCGCCCTAGCAGCCGACAACGGCGCGTTCGTCTCCGACGGCTTCGGTGTGGTGCACCGCGCCCAGGCGTCGGTCTACGACGTGGCGAAGAACCTGCCCGCGTATGCAGGCTTCCTGGTGGACAAGGAGGTGGAGACGCTCTCCGCCGTCAAGGAGAATCCGGAGCACCCGTACGTTGTCGTTCTCGGCGGGTCGAAGGTCTCCGACAAGCTCGGCGTGATCGAGGCGCTGGCGGAGAAGGCCGACAAGATCATCATCGGCGGCGGCATGTGCTATACCTTCCTCGCGGCGCAGGGCCACAATGTGCAGAAGTCGCTGCTGCAAGACGACATGGTAGACACGTGCAAGGAGCTCATCGAGCGCTTCGGAGACAAGCTGCTGCTGCCGGTCGACGTGGCGGCAGGCGCTGAGTTTGACAAGGACACCGAGAAGCAGGTCGTCGGCCTCGACGAGATCCCGGAGGGCTGGATGGGCCTCGACATCGGGCCGGAGACCGCGAAGCTCTACGCCGACGCCATCAAGGATTCCAAGACGGTGTTCTGGAACGGCCCGATGGGCGTCTTCGAGTTCCCGAACTTCGCCGACGGCACCAAGGCCGTCGCCGAGGCCATGATCGCGGCGACGAAGGACAACGGCTCCTTCACCGTCGTCGGCGGCGGCGATTCCGCGGCTTCCGTTCGCACCCTCGGCCTGGACGAGGACGGCTTCTCCCACATTTCCACCGGCGGCGGCGCCTCCCTCGAACTGATCGAGGGCAAGGACCTGCCCGGCGTTTCCGTTCTGCAGTAA
- the gap gene encoding type I glyceraldehyde-3-phosphate dehydrogenase, with amino-acid sequence MTTRIGINGFGRIGRSAFRIIEDEYKGELEVVKVNDLTDNETLAHLMKYDTAYGQFNHDIEHDDESITVDGRRIEVSAEEDPANLAWGEAGVDIVLECTGVFRTGPDAKAHIDAGAKKVIISAPGKEVDGTYVWGVNHNDYTGEETVISAASCTTNSLAPVAKVLDEAFGIERGLMTTIHAYTGDQRIQDAPHKDLRRARAAAQNIVPTTTGAAKAVALVLPNLEGKLDGFAMRVPTITGSATDLTVTLGKDVTVEEVNEAMKKAAQDGDLGQALKYTEDPIVSSDIIGNPHGAIFDAGMTRVIDGNLVKIISWYDNEWSYTAQYIRLAKTVADKL; translated from the coding sequence GTGACTACGCGTATTGGTATCAACGGCTTCGGCCGCATCGGCCGCTCGGCGTTCCGCATCATCGAGGACGAATACAAGGGTGAACTCGAGGTTGTCAAGGTCAACGACTTGACCGATAACGAGACATTGGCTCACCTGATGAAGTACGACACCGCGTACGGTCAGTTCAACCACGATATCGAGCACGACGACGAATCGATCACCGTCGACGGCCGCCGCATCGAGGTCTCCGCTGAGGAGGACCCGGCCAATCTCGCGTGGGGTGAGGCTGGTGTGGACATCGTTCTCGAGTGCACCGGTGTCTTCCGCACCGGCCCGGACGCGAAGGCCCACATCGATGCCGGCGCGAAGAAGGTCATCATCTCCGCTCCCGGCAAGGAGGTCGACGGCACCTACGTTTGGGGCGTCAACCACAACGACTACACCGGTGAGGAGACCGTCATCTCTGCGGCCTCGTGCACCACGAACTCGCTCGCCCCGGTGGCGAAAGTTCTCGACGAGGCGTTCGGCATCGAGCGCGGCCTGATGACCACCATCCACGCCTACACCGGCGACCAGCGCATCCAGGACGCACCGCACAAGGACCTGCGCCGCGCCCGCGCCGCCGCGCAGAACATCGTGCCGACGACCACCGGTGCCGCGAAGGCCGTCGCACTGGTGCTGCCGAACCTGGAAGGCAAGCTCGACGGCTTCGCTATGCGCGTGCCTACCATCACCGGCTCCGCGACTGACCTGACCGTGACCCTGGGCAAGGACGTCACCGTTGAGGAGGTCAACGAGGCCATGAAGAAGGCCGCGCAGGACGGCGACCTCGGCCAGGCCCTGAAGTACACCGAGGATCCGATCGTCTCCTCCGACATCATCGGCAACCCGCACGGCGCCATTTTCGACGCTGGCATGACTCGCGTCATCGACGGCAACCTGGTGAAGATCATCTCTTGGTACGACAACGAGTGGTCGTACACCGCGCAGTACATCCGCCTGGCAAAGACGGTCGCGGACAAGCTCTAA
- the whiA gene encoding DNA-binding protein WhiA, whose product MALTGKVKDELLAVAVGTADARAAEATALIRFAGEFQSTDTGLAIVAEFDEQSVAQRLADSIEELCTVDAKVSKVPPAQGGKDTKYEVRIDDGATDVIRRLKLVTASGHPVVGMPRQVISGTVAGVEAAWRGAFLARGKLSEPGRTATLEVACPGQEAALALVGLARRLSVTAKTRESRGVERVTVRDGETIGILLSRMGAPVTRLEWDRKREAKAATAKVSNRLATFDDANTRRSAQAAAAAAARVERAMDILGDDVPEHLAEAGFLRVEHRHASLEELGRLADPQMTKDAVAGRIRRLLSLADKRAAELGVPDTHGPAPEDVPENG is encoded by the coding sequence GTGGCGCTCACCGGCAAAGTGAAAGACGAACTGCTCGCCGTCGCTGTCGGCACCGCCGACGCGCGGGCGGCCGAAGCCACCGCGTTGATCCGTTTCGCCGGCGAGTTCCAATCCACGGATACCGGGCTGGCCATCGTCGCTGAGTTCGACGAGCAGTCTGTTGCGCAGCGTCTTGCGGATTCAATCGAAGAGCTGTGCACGGTGGATGCGAAGGTGTCCAAGGTGCCGCCAGCACAGGGCGGTAAGGACACCAAGTACGAGGTGCGTATCGACGACGGCGCCACCGATGTCATCCGTCGCCTGAAGCTGGTGACGGCCTCCGGCCACCCGGTCGTCGGTATGCCGCGTCAGGTCATCTCCGGCACGGTTGCCGGGGTCGAGGCCGCGTGGCGCGGCGCGTTTCTCGCCCGCGGCAAGCTCTCGGAACCGGGCCGCACTGCCACGCTTGAGGTCGCTTGCCCCGGCCAGGAGGCCGCACTCGCGCTCGTCGGACTGGCACGACGCCTGTCAGTTACGGCGAAAACCCGCGAATCGCGCGGCGTGGAACGGGTGACCGTGCGCGACGGCGAGACGATCGGCATCCTGCTCAGCCGCATGGGCGCACCGGTCACGCGGTTGGAGTGGGACCGCAAGCGCGAGGCGAAGGCAGCCACGGCGAAGGTGAGCAACAGGCTCGCCACGTTTGACGACGCGAACACCAGGCGCTCCGCGCAAGCGGCTGCGGCGGCTGCTGCCCGAGTGGAGCGGGCGATGGACATCCTCGGCGACGACGTCCCCGAACACCTCGCCGAAGCCGGCTTTTTGCGCGTGGAGCACCGCCACGCCTCGTTGGAGGAGCTCGGCCGGCTCGCTGATCCGCAGATGACCAAGGATGCGGTTGCCGGCCGGATTAGGCGTCTGTTGTCGCTGGCTGATAAGCGGGCGGCCGAGCTCGGGGTCCCGGATACGCACGGTCCGGCACCTGAGGATGTGCCAGAAAACGGCTAG
- a CDS encoding gluconeogenesis factor YvcK family protein gives MSFARPTFTCLGGGHGLYQTLTAARAAGAEDISAVVTVADDGGSSGRLRREIDLVPPGDLRMALAALTDDSVNGTVWRDTLQHRFGGHGAMAGHALGNLIIAGLAERLGDTQAALDQVAEWTGSAGRVIPVCPQPLDIEADVAGLDDDPRVLRSVRGQVAVATTPGEVRRVRLTPARPAASRDAVQAILDADIVTIGPGSWFSSVIPHLLVPEITDALNQTDAKVVVILNLSPEAGETHGFTTERHIHVFAQHAPALRVDTILVDNTVPATQGERENLRHAAEQLGAEVEFRSLREMGEDGVALNRHDPLKLAAAFKDLAQGE, from the coding sequence ATGAGTTTCGCACGCCCCACATTTACGTGCCTCGGGGGCGGGCACGGGCTGTATCAGACGCTCACCGCCGCGCGTGCCGCCGGCGCCGAGGACATTAGCGCTGTGGTCACCGTCGCCGACGACGGCGGTTCTTCCGGCCGATTGCGGCGCGAAATCGACCTTGTGCCGCCCGGTGATCTACGCATGGCGCTCGCCGCGCTTACCGACGACTCCGTAAACGGCACAGTCTGGCGCGACACCCTCCAGCACCGCTTCGGCGGACACGGCGCGATGGCCGGTCACGCGTTGGGCAACCTCATCATCGCTGGGCTTGCGGAACGGCTGGGTGACACCCAGGCCGCACTCGATCAAGTTGCCGAGTGGACGGGGTCCGCAGGTCGCGTGATCCCGGTGTGCCCGCAGCCGCTCGACATCGAGGCGGATGTTGCTGGCCTCGACGATGATCCTCGCGTGCTGCGCTCCGTCCGCGGCCAAGTGGCGGTCGCCACGACTCCGGGCGAGGTGCGCCGAGTGCGGCTCACCCCGGCTAGACCGGCAGCGAGCCGCGACGCGGTACAGGCCATTCTGGATGCCGACATTGTGACGATCGGCCCCGGATCCTGGTTTTCATCGGTGATCCCTCACTTGCTCGTGCCGGAGATCACCGACGCGCTCAACCAGACCGACGCGAAGGTCGTCGTTATCCTCAACCTTTCCCCTGAGGCGGGGGAGACCCACGGGTTCACTACCGAGCGACACATCCACGTGTTCGCGCAGCACGCGCCGGCGCTTCGTGTGGATACGATCCTTGTCGACAACACCGTCCCTGCCACCCAGGGCGAACGCGAAAACCTCCGACACGCGGCCGAGCAGCTGGGGGCTGAGGTGGAGTTCCGTTCTCTGCGGGAGATGGGCGAGGACGGCGTGGCTTTGAACCGGCACGACCCGCTGAAGCTCGCCGCGGCGTTCAAGGACCTCGCGCAGGGGGAGTAG
- the rapZ gene encoding RNase adapter RapZ → MPQATAQALPQNEHSSPLRPVIITGLSGGGLSTAAKVFEDKGFFVSQNLPPQLILELVDLAAADDSPADRLAVVSDVRADVFNGSLKDTLKVLRERGYSPFVLYLEARDEVLIRRFDSVRRTHPLQGDGTLQFGIEREREEMEDIRAAADVIIDTSNLSVHDLRRAVEASVGELPAGRQHVTVESFGFKHGSPRDADVVLDVRFLPNPYWVEELREFRGVDAAVSDYVLGQKGASEYVDHFVDLLTSTLEGYRHEGKDFITVGVGCTGGHHRSVAVAEAIGKRLRQQGNVDVNVIHRDLERH, encoded by the coding sequence ATGCCCCAAGCCACTGCTCAAGCATTGCCCCAGAATGAACACTCCAGTCCGTTGCGGCCGGTGATCATCACCGGACTTTCTGGCGGAGGCCTGTCCACCGCCGCGAAGGTGTTCGAGGACAAGGGGTTTTTCGTTTCTCAGAACTTGCCGCCGCAGCTGATTCTCGAGTTGGTTGATCTCGCGGCCGCAGACGATTCCCCGGCGGACCGGCTCGCGGTGGTGTCCGACGTGCGCGCTGACGTGTTCAACGGCTCGCTCAAGGACACACTCAAGGTGCTGCGCGAGCGTGGTTACTCGCCGTTCGTGCTGTACCTGGAGGCGCGCGACGAGGTGCTCATCCGCCGGTTCGACTCTGTGCGTCGCACCCACCCGTTGCAGGGAGACGGCACGCTGCAGTTCGGTATCGAGCGCGAGCGTGAGGAGATGGAGGACATCCGCGCCGCAGCAGACGTCATCATCGACACGTCGAATCTGTCGGTGCACGATTTGCGTCGCGCGGTTGAGGCTTCGGTCGGCGAGCTACCGGCCGGGCGGCAGCACGTCACGGTCGAGTCATTCGGGTTCAAACACGGCTCGCCGCGCGACGCCGATGTCGTGCTTGACGTGCGTTTTCTGCCCAACCCGTACTGGGTTGAGGAGTTGCGCGAGTTCCGCGGCGTGGATGCCGCGGTGTCCGACTACGTGCTGGGCCAGAAGGGGGCGAGCGAATACGTCGACCACTTTGTCGACCTGCTCACCAGCACCTTGGAGGGCTACCGCCACGAAGGCAAGGATTTCATCACCGTCGGCGTGGGCTGCACCGGTGGGCACCACCGCTCGGTGGCGGTTGCGGAGGCGATTGGCAAGCGACTGCGACAGCAGGGCAATGTCGATGTGAACGTGATCCACCGCGATCTGGAAAGGCACTAA
- the uvrC gene encoding excinuclease ABC subunit UvrC yields the protein MADPQSYRPAPGTIPTDPGVYKFRDRDGRVIYVGKAKSLRARLNNYFQPPETLHPRTRQMVYTGASVEWTVVASEVEALQLEYTWIKRFDPWFNVMYRDDKTYPMLAVSVRERYPRAFFYRGPKRKGVRYFGPYSHAWAVRETLDLLTRVFPIRTCSNGVFNRHESLGRPCLLGYIDKCAAPCIGRVDEAEYDQIVQGFLGFMSGRSEQLVRGITAQMEEAAENLEFEKAARLRDDLGAVEKVMERQTVVLGQDTDADIIAFDTDELEAAVQIFNVRDGRVRAQRGWVVEKTGDEPGAAERLEEGETDPTLPTLMQNFLVQYYSDAVERVRMEQEEDRKIEAQKVRRRGVDQESRAAAETPMPVPREILVETPPAELPEVTELLEELRGGPVEIRVPQRGDKRALMETVHKNAAEALHQHKLKRVGDLTARSQALQDIQDALGLDEAPLRIECTDISHIQGTDVVASLVVFEDGLPKKNDYRRYRIKEAAGDGRSDDVGSIAEVTRRRFKRYNEDKLANPDEVAEEQTFADEADESTGVKRFAYPPQLFIVDGGKPQVNAAQEVFDELGIVDVQLIGLAKRLEEVWVPDDDEPIILPRNSEGMYLLQQIRDEAHRFAITYHRQQRSKRMRASALDAVPGLGPARRTDLVKHFGSVRKIKEASVEQIQEVKGVGPKLAATIYDHLHQ from the coding sequence TTGGCAGATCCGCAGTCATACCGCCCGGCGCCGGGCACCATCCCGACCGATCCGGGCGTGTACAAGTTCCGGGACCGCGACGGCCGCGTCATTTACGTGGGCAAGGCGAAAAGCCTGCGTGCACGCCTGAACAACTACTTCCAGCCGCCGGAGACGCTGCACCCGCGCACCCGCCAGATGGTCTACACCGGCGCCTCGGTGGAATGGACCGTCGTCGCCTCCGAGGTCGAGGCGCTGCAGCTGGAATACACCTGGATCAAGCGCTTCGATCCGTGGTTCAACGTCATGTACCGCGACGACAAGACGTATCCGATGCTTGCCGTCAGCGTGCGCGAGCGCTACCCGCGCGCGTTTTTCTACCGCGGCCCGAAGCGCAAGGGGGTACGTTACTTCGGCCCGTACTCGCACGCGTGGGCGGTGCGCGAAACGCTCGACCTACTGACTCGCGTGTTCCCGATCCGCACGTGCTCGAACGGCGTGTTCAACCGCCACGAGTCGCTGGGACGGCCGTGCCTGCTCGGTTACATCGACAAGTGCGCCGCCCCGTGCATCGGGCGTGTCGACGAAGCCGAGTACGACCAGATCGTCCAAGGGTTCTTGGGCTTCATGTCCGGCCGTTCCGAGCAACTCGTGCGCGGCATCACCGCGCAGATGGAGGAGGCGGCGGAAAACCTCGAGTTTGAAAAAGCCGCCCGGCTTCGTGACGACCTCGGCGCCGTGGAGAAAGTCATGGAGCGCCAAACCGTGGTGCTCGGCCAGGACACCGACGCCGACATCATCGCCTTCGACACCGACGAGCTCGAAGCCGCGGTGCAGATCTTCAACGTGCGCGACGGCCGGGTTAGGGCGCAGCGCGGCTGGGTCGTCGAAAAGACTGGCGACGAGCCCGGCGCGGCGGAGCGCCTGGAGGAGGGAGAGACCGACCCGACCCTGCCGACGCTAATGCAGAACTTCCTCGTGCAGTACTACTCCGACGCCGTCGAGCGCGTGCGGATGGAGCAGGAGGAAGACCGCAAGATCGAGGCACAGAAGGTGCGCCGCCGTGGTGTGGACCAGGAATCGCGGGCGGCGGCGGAGACGCCGATGCCGGTGCCACGCGAAATCCTCGTCGAAACACCTCCCGCCGAGCTTCCGGAGGTCACGGAATTGCTCGAAGAGTTGCGTGGCGGGCCGGTGGAGATCCGCGTGCCGCAGCGCGGCGACAAGCGGGCGCTGATGGAGACGGTGCACAAAAACGCCGCCGAGGCGCTGCACCAGCACAAGCTCAAACGTGTCGGGGATCTCACCGCGCGGTCGCAGGCGTTGCAGGATATCCAGGATGCCCTGGGATTGGACGAGGCGCCGTTGCGCATCGAGTGCACGGATATCTCGCACATCCAGGGCACCGATGTCGTCGCATCGCTGGTTGTGTTCGAAGACGGGTTGCCGAAGAAGAACGACTACCGCCGGTACCGCATCAAGGAGGCCGCCGGCGATGGGCGTTCCGACGATGTCGGCTCCATTGCGGAGGTGACCCGCCGCCGCTTCAAGCGCTATAACGAGGACAAGTTGGCCAACCCGGACGAGGTGGCCGAGGAGCAGACCTTCGCCGATGAGGCCGACGAGTCCACCGGCGTGAAACGTTTCGCGTACCCGCCGCAACTGTTCATCGTCGACGGCGGCAAACCCCAGGTCAACGCCGCGCAAGAGGTGTTCGACGAACTCGGCATCGTGGATGTCCAGTTGATCGGCCTGGCAAAGCGCTTGGAAGAGGTGTGGGTGCCGGACGACGACGAGCCGATTATTCTCCCGCGCAACTCCGAGGGAATGTACCTGCTGCAGCAGATCCGCGACGAAGCGCACCGTTTCGCTATCACCTATCACCGCCAGCAGCGCTCCAAGCGGATGCGAGCGTCTGCGCTTGACGCGGTGCCGGGGCTGGGTCCTGCCCGCCGCACGGATCTGGTGAAGCACTTCGGGTCGGTAAGGAAGATTAAGGAGGCCTCCGTGGAGCAGATCCAGGAGGTCAAGGGCGTCGGCCCGAAACTTGCGGCGACGATCTACGACCACCTGCACCAATAA
- a CDS encoding PH domain-containing protein translates to MTEQSAGTNLAGEQQAAYLTAIDPHASTTTKPWELEISSKFLRNVAIGWVVLVMVVHIFMAWAVNAQFSGVAITGLDQFAFIGVGLIISVLSWIALTRPRVRANEDGVQVANIIGTRFYPWTLIYGLSFPKGSRMARLELPEFEYVTLWAIQSGDKERAIRAVEQFRALEAKYMPQD, encoded by the coding sequence GTGACTGAGCAATCAGCGGGAACGAATCTGGCAGGCGAGCAGCAGGCTGCGTACCTGACCGCGATTGACCCGCACGCCAGCACGACCACGAAGCCGTGGGAGCTCGAGATCTCGTCGAAGTTCCTGCGCAACGTCGCCATCGGCTGGGTCGTGCTCGTCATGGTGGTGCACATCTTCATGGCGTGGGCGGTCAACGCCCAGTTCTCCGGTGTGGCGATCACGGGGTTGGATCAGTTCGCCTTCATCGGGGTGGGCCTGATCATTTCCGTGTTGTCCTGGATCGCGCTGACCCGCCCGCGAGTGCGCGCCAATGAAGACGGCGTGCAGGTGGCCAACATTATCGGCACCCGCTTCTACCCGTGGACCTTAATCTATGGGCTGAGCTTCCCGAAGGGCTCGCGCATGGCGCGGCTCGAACTACCGGAATTCGAATACGTCACCTTGTGGGCCATACAGTCCGGTGACAAGGAACGCGCCATCCGCGCCGTGGAACAGTTCCGGGCGCTCGAAGCGAAGTACATGCCGCAGGATTAA
- the ribH gene encoding 6,7-dimethyl-8-ribityllumazine synthase, which translates to MAATGIPEEYSIQAEGMTIAVVYTRWNEKVVELLRAGARDEARELGVKIEEYAVAGALELPVVVQACAKRYDAVVALGCVIRGETAHFQYVCDSVTEGLTRVGLDEETPVGNGVLTVEEEDQAYERAGGEDAKEDKGAEALRAAAGAAAELRKVRALPLKG; encoded by the coding sequence GTGGCCGCAACCGGAATCCCCGAGGAATATTCCATACAGGCGGAGGGCATGACCATCGCGGTCGTGTACACGCGCTGGAACGAGAAGGTTGTGGAGCTGCTGCGCGCCGGCGCGCGCGACGAAGCCCGCGAGCTGGGTGTGAAGATCGAGGAGTACGCCGTCGCCGGCGCCCTCGAGTTGCCGGTTGTGGTGCAGGCGTGCGCGAAGCGGTACGACGCCGTCGTCGCCCTCGGCTGCGTCATCCGCGGCGAGACCGCGCACTTCCAGTACGTGTGCGACTCCGTCACCGAGGGGCTGACCCGCGTCGGGCTTGACGAGGAGACCCCGGTGGGCAACGGCGTACTCACCGTCGAGGAAGAAGACCAGGCCTACGAGCGGGCCGGCGGCGAGGACGCCAAGGAGGACAAGGGGGCGGAGGCGCTGCGAGCCGCCGCCGGCGCGGCCGCCGAGCTGCGTAAAGTTCGTGCTTTGCCGCTGAAGGGATAA